In Holophagales bacterium, the DNA window ACGCGCGGGCGCGCGGGCCCCTCGTCTCTCGTCTTTACGACGTGTCGTGTCGAGGCTTCGCCGCCCCTCCAGCCTGTTCGTCTCTACGCCGCAGACCGGGTACGGATGGGGGTCAGGCCTTCGCCTCTTCCTCGACGAACTTCTCGTACGCGGCCGCGTTCATCAGGCCGTCCAGCGCGCCGTCGGAGGTGACTTTCACCTGGACGAGCCAGCCGTCGCCGTGCGGGTCCTCGTTGACGGCGTTCGGCTCGTCGACGAGGGTCTTGTTCACGTCGACGATCTCGCCCGCGACGGGAAGGAAGAGCTCCGAGACGGCCTTGACCGACTCGATCGTGCCGAATTCCTGGCCCTCGTCGAAGATCTCGCCGAGGTCCGGCAGCTCGACGAAGACGACGTCTCCGAGCTCCTTCTGGGCGTGGTCGGTGATGCCGATGGTGGCGGTCTCGCCCTCCACGCGGATCCACTCGTGGCTCTTCGAGTAGAAGCGGTCGTCGGGATAGCTGCTCATGTCTTTCGACTCCTGGCGGAGATGTCCTATGCGGACGGGCGCTTGTAGAAGGGGGTCGGCACGACGACGGCCGGGACGTCCTTGCCGCGGACGTCGACGAGCAGCCGGGTCCCGACGGTGGTCGCCGCGATCGGAACGTAGGCGAGGCCGAGGGCCCGGCCGACGGTCGGCGTCTGGGTGCCGGAGGTGACGACGCCGGGCTCGCCGGTGCCTTCGACCTTCAGGGGGTATCCGTGACGGGCGATACCGCGCCCGTCGACGAAGAACCCCGCGAGCTTCTTCGTCAGCCCCTGCTCTTTCTGTTTCGCGAGGGCGTCCCGGCCGACGAAGTCGCCCTTCTTCATCTTCACGATCCAGCCGAGGTCGGCCTCCCACGGTGTGGTCGCGTCGTCGAGCTCGTTCCCGTAGAGGGAGAGCTTCGCCTCGAGGCGGAGCGTGTCGCGCGCGCCGAGGCCGGCGGGCAGGAGTCCCCTCGGCGTGCCGGTCTCGATGAGGGCGTTCCAGATCTTCGGCGCGGCGTCCGCGGGGCCGTAGACCTCGAAGCCGTCCTCGCCGGTGTAGCCGGTGCGCGAGACGATGCAGCGGGTGCCGAGGACGTCCGCCCAGGTGAACCAGTAGTAGGCGACGGCCGCGAGGTCGGCCTTCACGAAGGGCTGGAGGATCTCCTGGGCGAGCGGCCCCTGGATGGCGATCTGGCTCCAGGCGGGCGACTCGTCCTCGATCGTGGCGCCTTCCACCGCGAACGACTTCGCCCACGCGACGTCCTTCGGCGTGTTCGAGGCGTTGACGACGAGGAGGTAGTCGTCGGCGGCGAGGCGGTACGTCAGGAGGTCGTCCACGAAGGTCCCGCGCTCGGTCAGGAAGGCCGAGTACTGGATCCGTCCGTCGACGAGCACGGCGACGTCGTTGCAGGTGATCTTCTGGACCACCTCGAACGCCTTCGGGCCCTTCACGCGGATCTCGCCCATGTGCGAGACGTCGAAGAGGCCGGCCTTCGTGCGGACGGCGACGTGCTCGTCCACGAGGCCCGAGTACTGGACGGGCATTTCCCAGCCACCGAAGGGAACCAGCTTGCCGCCCAGAGCTTTGTGAGAGTCGAACAGCGGGGTGCGCTTGAGGGGGGAGGAGGAAGCGGGATCGCTCATAGGCCCGGCCGGGCACGATACGGCCCGGATGGGAGGCCGTCAACCGCGGGACGTGCTGCGGGGCCAAAACTCGATAGACTCGGCGGCAGCCGATGAACGACACATCCTCCCGCGACGCGGTGCTCCTCTCCGAGGGGCGCCTTCTGCTTCCGCTCGACCCGGGCACGCCCATCTCCGACGGCGAATCGGACGACGTCTTCCTGCTCGCCGCGGGGGAGGCCGTCGCCAACGCCCTGACGCCGTTCGGTCCCCACCCGCTCGGTACGTTCCGGGCACCCTGCTTCCTGACGCTCTACGGCGCCCTCACCGGGGCCTCGGGCCTCTGCCGCTTCGACCCTCAGCCCGGCGCTTCCGCCGTTCTCTTCTCGGGACCCGAGACCCGCCAGTTCCTGTTCGACCCCTCTCCCCTGGGCGCGTCCTTCCGGCGGCTCGCCCTCTCGAGCGTCACGTCGGCGCTCAGGGAAGTGAACGCGGCGCTCGTCCGTTTCTTCGACGACGTCGTCCCGGATCCGGCCTGGAAGCCGAGGGCGGCGCCGGCCGCGGTCCCTCTGCCGGAGTCCTCGCCGGCCGATCCACGACGCGTCCACGACCTCTTCGACGCCGCCGGTCTCGACCCGACGACCCTTCCCGACCTCGGCCTCACCGAGCGGCGGATTCCGTCCGGCAGCCGGCTCCTGGCGGCGGGCGAGTCGGGAGAGGAAGCCTACGTCGTCGCCGAGGGCCGCCTGCGCGTCTCCGTGCGAATCCCGGGGGTCGGCGAAGAAGCGCTCGCGTTCCTCGGTCCCGGAGAGGTCGTCGGCGAGATGTCCCTCGTGGACGATTCCCCGCGCTCGGCCGACGTCGTCGCGCAGGACGGTCCGGTCACGGTCTTCGCCCTGCCTCGGGAGGTCTTCCAGAAGATCCTGGCCGAGGGAACGCCGGAAGGGGCACCTCTCCTCGGCGGCATCGTCGTCGCCCTCGTCCGCCGGTTCGAGGAGTCGGTGCGGAAGGCGG includes these proteins:
- the gcvH gene encoding glycine cleavage system protein GcvH — translated: MSSYPDDRFYSKSHEWIRVEGETATIGITDHAQKELGDVVFVELPDLGEIFDEGQEFGTIESVKAVSELFLPVAGEIVDVNKTLVDEPNAVNEDPHGDGWLVQVKVTSDGALDGLMNAAAYEKFVEEEAKA
- the gcvT gene encoding glycine cleavage system aminomethyltransferase GcvT, with protein sequence MSDPASSSPLKRTPLFDSHKALGGKLVPFGGWEMPVQYSGLVDEHVAVRTKAGLFDVSHMGEIRVKGPKAFEVVQKITCNDVAVLVDGRIQYSAFLTERGTFVDDLLTYRLAADDYLLVVNASNTPKDVAWAKSFAVEGATIEDESPAWSQIAIQGPLAQEILQPFVKADLAAVAYYWFTWADVLGTRCIVSRTGYTGEDGFEVYGPADAAPKIWNALIETGTPRGLLPAGLGARDTLRLEAKLSLYGNELDDATTPWEADLGWIVKMKKGDFVGRDALAKQKEQGLTKKLAGFFVDGRGIARHGYPLKVEGTGEPGVVTSGTQTPTVGRALGLAYVPIAATTVGTRLLVDVRGKDVPAVVVPTPFYKRPSA
- a CDS encoding cyclic nucleotide-binding domain-containing protein yields the protein MPSGSRLLAAGESGEEAYVVAEGRLRVSVRIPGVGEEALAFLGPGEVVGEMSLVDDSPRSADVVAQDGPVTVFALPREVFQKILAEGTPEGAPLLGGIVVALVRRFEESVRKAATFRVLAGPF